The genome window TTCCCACAGCGCGCGTTCCAATCCTTCCACCGCCGAAAGAGAAACCCGAAGGTCAGCGTTCAAGAAGAACAGCGTCGGCTGCGTCGCCAGATGCACACCGATGTTCCAGCCGCGCGGCACGCCGGCATTCACGTTCAAACTCGCGGAGAGATCGATCCGGGGATGGTTCTTGAAGGCGGCCGCGGCTTCGACGGAATTGAATACCGCCACGACCTCGCCTTCGATCCCGGTGAGATCCCCGAGCAGATCTTCGAATTCCTTCCGGCCTTCCGGAGAAGCGTCCAACACGGGGATGATGAACGAACGACCCTTGGGCCGCACGGGCGGTTTGGGAGTCCACTTCCGGCTTGAATTCAATCCCGCCGACGAACGCTCGCGCCATTCGCCGGCGGTCGGTGTGGCTTTCTGGCCGCGCAAGCTTACTTGAAGCAACTCCGCGCAGCGGTGCATGTAGGTGTGGGCCTTGTGAACCATGGCCTGGCCTCGGCGCGCGATGTGTTCGCGCTCCTCTTCGTGGATCAGATAGTAGCGGGCTTTGTCCACAACCGTCCGATCTTCGTAAATCCCCAGGTCTTCGCCATCGACGAATAATTCGTTCTGGCCGCTGTTCGCCGGCAGGTCCGTCAGCAGAAGCGATCCCGTGGACATCGCCTCGAATACCCGCATGTTGAGGTCGTTGCGGACGGCGTTGTTGAAGACGATTCGAGATTGGGAAAACAGCATCGCCATTTCGTCCCAGAAACAGCGATCCGCCTTCAACAACACGCGCTTGTCCGACAGCCGCTGCAAGAGCTGCGCCCGCCTGGAATTGGCGAAGATGCTGCCGACAAACCCGAGGTCGTAGCGTTTCCGCGTTGTTTTCTGAGCGTGGATTTCGGGGTCGCAAGCCAGGGGCAGCCAGTTCACGTTCCGGCAACCCTGGCGCTGGAACTCAGAAACATATTCGCGTTGCGCGACAAAAACGTAATCGAAGAACCGCGCCCACTGGACGTGCCAGTTCAGATTCAGGTGGCTGTCGATCAGGTAACAGGCTTTCGGGCAGGTGAGGGTGTCCAGGTTTTTGGGGAAATGGCCGGGCACGGACTCGATCCATAGATACAGGTCCGGATCGGGAAACCGCCCGCGCGCGGAGATGACCACTTCGCGCATATCCGGCTCGAACGGAAGTGGAAAATCCTGGTCCACGACCGG of Verrucomicrobiota bacterium contains these proteins:
- a CDS encoding glycosyltransferase translates to MDSPRVPVVWLAYVSYPITTAVYFERALRRNCQVVTFGPKIGTDIIKAWHLENMKLPVVDQDFPLPFEPDMREVVISARGRFPDPDLYLWIESVPGHFPKNLDTLTCPKACYLIDSHLNLNWHVQWARFFDYVFVAQREYVSEFQRQGCRNVNWLPLACDPEIHAQKTTRKRYDLGFVGSIFANSRRAQLLQRLSDKRVLLKADRCFWDEMAMLFSQSRIVFNNAVRNDLNMRVFEAMSTGSLLLTDLPANSGQNELFVDGEDLGIYEDRTVVDKARYYLIHEEEREHIARRGQAMVHKAHTYMHRCAELLQVSLRGQKATPTAGEWRERSSAGLNSSRKWTPKPPVRPKGRSFIIPVLDASPEGRKEFEDLLGDLTGIEGEVVAVFNSVEAAAAFKNHPRIDLSASLNVNAGVPRGWNIGVHLATQPTLFFLNADLRVSLSAVEGLERALWELPAAAVVGPEGSFFGFYTYEDILWFHKDNRPSSPHLVDAVSGFFFATKRELFANKTLQFEDHYTPCFTEEWDLGIQARAAGYACYIVPVTGYSHDWGVSVQRDRVISYLKDEKGISGEILARNRIRFWRKWLQAAGELTLPEWEPNARESGSPPASLLLQSKIVEVTGRRIQSHRTTLDLHT